A stretch of Corallococcus macrosporus DNA encodes these proteins:
- a CDS encoding ADYC domain-containing protein produces MRTLQRVVAACFAVVAVGCGTESSELDAPSLRTQVAEVVSPNGRNLNGRNLNGRNLNNTELGGMLVSVAYAGAHSAAGKPLSNVRLQGSAFFGLDGTTSLSGTDFTGARFVGKMGDDSTLHLRVDSVTQGSGGDSDLWSYQVSYQGSDGSWRSVCQDANGAALPAIAVAGRWNYLQGVAGGGDKIEDATAFTFACEGAAIAKCMHFGYKPWATAANGESLAGHHQACTRMVRADFCGDGESHTSDGQWVNLYDGVGVQADTESWNLEAEWSEAGARCFTAETRAHVPVTCSGFSPIPDCGSTGHFQSGTRLISESPYGASGL; encoded by the coding sequence ATGAGGACGTTGCAGCGAGTGGTCGCGGCGTGTTTCGCCGTCGTGGCGGTGGGCTGTGGCACGGAATCGTCGGAGCTCGACGCTCCCTCCCTGCGCACGCAGGTGGCGGAGGTCGTCTCCCCCAACGGGCGCAACCTCAACGGACGCAACCTCAACGGGCGCAACCTCAACAACACCGAGCTGGGCGGCATGCTGGTGTCCGTGGCGTACGCGGGCGCCCACTCCGCCGCCGGCAAGCCGCTGAGCAACGTGCGGCTGCAGGGCTCGGCCTTCTTCGGCCTGGACGGCACCACGTCCCTCTCCGGCACGGACTTCACCGGGGCGCGCTTCGTCGGCAAGATGGGCGACGACTCCACCCTGCACCTGCGCGTGGACAGCGTCACCCAGGGCAGCGGCGGTGACAGCGACCTGTGGTCCTACCAGGTCTCCTACCAGGGCTCCGACGGCAGCTGGCGCTCCGTGTGCCAGGACGCCAACGGCGCCGCGCTCCCCGCCATCGCCGTGGCCGGCCGCTGGAACTACCTCCAGGGCGTGGCGGGTGGCGGCGACAAGATTGAAGACGCCACCGCCTTCACCTTCGCCTGCGAGGGCGCCGCCATCGCGAAGTGCATGCACTTTGGCTACAAGCCCTGGGCCACCGCCGCCAACGGCGAGAGCCTCGCGGGCCACCACCAGGCCTGCACCCGCATGGTGCGCGCGGACTTCTGCGGCGACGGTGAGTCGCACACCTCCGATGGCCAGTGGGTCAACCTCTACGACGGCGTGGGCGTCCAGGCCGACACCGAGTCCTGGAACCTGGAGGCCGAGTGGAGCGAGGCCGGCGCCCGCTGCTTCACCGCGGAGACCCGCGCCCACGTGCCCGTGACGTGCTCGGGCTTCAGCCCCATCCCGGACTGCGGCAGCACCGGCCACTTCCAGTCCGGCACCCGCCTCATCAGCGAGTCGCCCTACGGCGCCAGCGGGTTGTAG
- a CDS encoding efflux RND transporter permease subunit: protein MFISDFAIKRPIITVTAMVALVVFGIVALINLETDEFPDVQQPVINVTIAYPGASPDTVEREIVEPIEDAIFAISGVDGKKTTSSSTDSLANFTVFFDFEKDIQEASQDIRDAISSKRADLPQEMEEPILTRFDPADQPIVSLVLTSQALDVPALTLIADPLVVGDLRSVPGVAQATVVGGVDREMTVQVRPAALQAAGLSVAQVVAALQAQNLAAPVGRLNTELQERTIRLKGRLETPEDFAQVPIAERGGRTLRLGEVADVFAGTEEPRTLSLYNGAQAVGIEVIKAKGYSTTEVADGVRERVKMLQQRLPANAKLEIVRDAGTRVENSVVNVQQALIEGALLTVLVVFLFLNSWRSTVITGLALPVSVLASFVSVWAFGFTLNTMSLLGLTLAIGILIDDAIVVRENIVRHVEMGKDHYTASREGTNEIGLAVAATTFSIVAVFVPVAFMYGVAGQWFKPFALTIACSVLVSLFVSFSLDPMLSAYWPDPQVEKGQRRNFISRGLTRFNHWFDRQADRYKGVIAWALDHRLAMVLLAVGSLVGAVALQGVFGGAGFVPVSDRAEIEMLVETPAGSSLDYTRRKVEEVSRLTRQHPEVAYTYTTIGVPLPLRSPGVDQALVYVRLKPKDERKASQEVLGKTLRQELLAVGGANVSVFTSGFGGAIKSIQLELRGPESKGLNQFAQQVMKEVKQVPGAVDVGLSTRGEKPELEVELNRGVAGQLNVTVGQVAQSLRPAFAGLDSGDWVDPIGETRDVMVRLAPQFRENPSQLAQLPLVVGMSTTGTPVTVPLGQVASVKQTVGPAQIDHLNREKVINVQANVAGRSLSEVMNDVQTRLKAVKVPPGYEISTGGESADQQEVFGRVFLALGVAVMLMYLILVIQFGSFLDPLAILVSLPLSLIGVVLALVLTGDTLNIMSLIGVILLMGIVAKNAILLIDFAKWQHEKGMPLREALIEAGRIRLRPIMMTTLALIAGMVPVALGHGEGGDFRAPLGRAVIGGVITSTLLTLLVIPTVYEILADARTWMGGKLRRVFKANGQAHGPAHGGGEPRPQPQARQD from the coding sequence GTGTTCATCTCCGACTTCGCCATCAAGCGCCCCATCATCACCGTCACGGCGATGGTGGCGCTCGTCGTGTTCGGCATCGTCGCCCTCATCAACCTGGAGACGGACGAGTTCCCGGACGTTCAGCAGCCGGTCATCAACGTCACCATCGCGTACCCAGGCGCATCACCAGACACGGTGGAGCGTGAAATCGTCGAGCCCATCGAGGACGCCATCTTCGCCATCTCGGGCGTGGACGGGAAGAAGACGACCTCCAGCTCCACGGACAGCCTGGCGAACTTCACGGTCTTCTTCGACTTCGAGAAGGACATCCAGGAGGCATCACAGGACATCCGCGACGCCATCTCCAGCAAGCGCGCGGACCTGCCGCAGGAGATGGAGGAGCCCATCCTCACGCGCTTCGACCCGGCGGACCAACCCATCGTGTCGCTGGTGCTGACGTCGCAGGCGCTGGACGTGCCCGCGCTGACGCTCATCGCGGATCCGCTGGTGGTGGGGGATTTGCGCTCGGTGCCGGGCGTGGCGCAGGCCACGGTGGTGGGCGGCGTGGACCGGGAGATGACGGTGCAGGTGCGGCCCGCGGCGCTCCAGGCAGCGGGCCTGTCGGTGGCGCAGGTGGTGGCCGCGCTCCAGGCGCAGAACCTGGCCGCGCCGGTGGGCCGGCTCAACACCGAGCTGCAGGAGCGCACCATCCGGCTCAAGGGCCGCCTGGAGACGCCGGAGGACTTCGCGCAGGTGCCCATCGCGGAGCGGGGCGGGCGCACGCTGCGGCTGGGGGAAGTGGCGGACGTGTTCGCCGGCACCGAGGAGCCGCGCACCCTGTCGCTCTACAACGGCGCGCAGGCGGTGGGCATCGAGGTCATCAAGGCCAAGGGCTACAGCACCACCGAGGTCGCGGACGGCGTGCGCGAGCGCGTGAAGATGCTCCAGCAGCGGCTGCCCGCCAACGCGAAGCTCGAAATCGTCCGCGACGCGGGCACGCGCGTGGAGAACTCCGTGGTCAACGTGCAGCAGGCCCTGATTGAAGGCGCGCTGCTCACGGTGCTGGTGGTGTTCCTGTTCCTCAACTCGTGGCGCTCCACGGTGATTACCGGTCTGGCGCTGCCGGTGTCCGTGCTGGCGTCGTTCGTGAGCGTGTGGGCGTTCGGCTTCACGCTCAACACCATGTCGCTGCTGGGCCTGACGCTCGCCATCGGCATCCTCATCGACGACGCCATCGTGGTGCGCGAGAACATCGTGCGGCACGTGGAGATGGGGAAGGACCACTACACGGCGTCGCGCGAGGGCACGAACGAGATTGGCCTCGCGGTGGCGGCGACGACGTTCTCCATCGTGGCGGTGTTCGTCCCGGTGGCGTTCATGTACGGCGTGGCGGGACAGTGGTTCAAGCCGTTCGCGCTCACCATCGCGTGCTCGGTGCTGGTGTCGCTGTTCGTGAGCTTCTCGCTGGACCCCATGCTCAGCGCGTACTGGCCCGACCCGCAGGTGGAGAAGGGCCAGCGGCGCAACTTCATCTCGCGCGGGCTGACGCGCTTCAACCACTGGTTCGACCGGCAGGCGGACCGCTACAAGGGCGTCATCGCCTGGGCGCTGGACCACCGGCTCGCGATGGTGCTGCTGGCGGTGGGCTCGCTGGTGGGCGCGGTGGCGCTGCAGGGCGTCTTCGGCGGCGCGGGCTTCGTGCCGGTGAGCGACCGCGCGGAGATTGAGATGCTGGTGGAGACGCCCGCCGGCTCCAGCCTGGACTACACGCGGCGCAAGGTGGAGGAGGTGTCCCGCCTCACGCGCCAGCATCCGGAGGTCGCGTACACGTACACGACCATCGGCGTGCCGCTGCCCCTGCGCTCGCCGGGTGTGGACCAGGCGCTGGTGTACGTGCGGCTCAAGCCGAAGGACGAGCGCAAGGCGAGCCAGGAGGTGCTGGGCAAGACGCTGCGCCAGGAGCTGCTCGCGGTGGGCGGCGCGAACGTGTCCGTGTTCACCAGCGGCTTCGGCGGCGCCATCAAGTCCATCCAACTGGAGCTGCGCGGGCCGGAGTCCAAGGGGCTCAACCAGTTCGCGCAGCAGGTGATGAAGGAGGTGAAGCAGGTGCCGGGCGCGGTGGACGTGGGGCTGTCCACGCGCGGTGAGAAGCCGGAGCTGGAGGTGGAGCTCAACCGCGGCGTCGCGGGCCAGCTCAACGTGACGGTGGGCCAGGTGGCGCAGTCGCTGCGGCCGGCCTTCGCGGGCCTGGACTCCGGTGACTGGGTGGACCCCATTGGCGAGACGCGCGACGTGATGGTGCGCCTGGCGCCGCAGTTCCGTGAGAACCCGTCCCAACTGGCGCAGCTGCCCCTGGTGGTGGGCATGAGCACCACGGGCACGCCGGTGACGGTGCCGCTGGGACAGGTGGCGTCGGTGAAGCAGACGGTGGGGCCGGCGCAGATCGATCACCTCAACCGCGAGAAGGTCATCAACGTGCAGGCGAACGTGGCGGGCCGGTCGCTGTCGGAGGTGATGAACGACGTGCAGACGCGGCTCAAGGCGGTGAAGGTGCCGCCGGGCTACGAAATTTCCACGGGCGGTGAGTCCGCGGATCAGCAGGAGGTGTTCGGTCGGGTGTTCCTGGCGCTGGGCGTGGCGGTGATGCTGATGTACCTCATCCTCGTCATCCAGTTCGGCTCGTTCCTGGATCCGCTGGCCATCCTGGTGTCGCTGCCGCTGTCGCTCATCGGCGTGGTGCTGGCGCTGGTGCTGACCGGGGACACGCTCAACATCATGAGCCTCATCGGCGTCATCCTGCTGATGGGCATCGTCGCGAAGAACGCCATCCTGCTCATCGACTTCGCCAAGTGGCAGCATGAGAAGGGCATGCCCTTGCGTGAGGCCTTGATTGAAGCGGGGCGCATCCGCTTGCGGCCCATCATGATGACGACGCTGGCGCTCATCGCGGGCATGGTGCCGGTGGCGCTGGGCCACGGTGAGGGCGGCGACTTCCGGGCGCCGCTGGGCCGCGCGGTGATTGGCGGCGTCATCACGTCCACGCTGCTCACGCTGCTGGTGATTCCAACGGTGTATGAAATCCTGGCGGACGCCCGCACGTGGATGGGCGGCAAGCTGCGCCGGGTGTTCAAGGCGAACGGGCAGGCACACGGGCCGGCGCACGGCGGCGGCGAGCCCCGGCCACAGCCGCAGGCCCGGCAGGACTGA
- a CDS encoding protein kinase domain-containing protein, whose protein sequence is MGSPASSPPPDAWTPPEEFDEYRIVRPLGRGRTGRVYLAHDTLLERPVAVKFIPSLGSNALARFLVEARAAARIQHPNVVTLYRVGQLEDQPYLISEFIRGVSLDRLARPVPWERALGIGRDLARGLGAAHRRGVLHRDIKPGNAVLTESGEVKLLDFGLAKLLDRAEAGESTAPRAPLPPPELPADWDPESSPALGARSLDGVFLPSLPRGALVGTPYYMSPEAWAGEELSARSDVYSLGVVLYELCAGRGPFRDVPWRELSEAVRTRDVRPLLEVAPSVDPGFAAAIDKCLKRDPAQRHASAAQLLDALEALTREETPVSVPEGNPYRGLQAFEAEHRALFFGRRREQRSVLERLKAEAFLLMTGDSGVGKSSLCLAGILPAVADGALEDGRRWRTARLVPGRRPVSALAVALAPVLEVDEEPLAETLRQDPTSLGRRLRAKLGTQGGLLVYMDQLEELVTLSPPEEAALAGAALGSLTEAAGGLRLLATGRSDFLTRLTAVPGLGPEVPHALYLLRALTPEETREAIVGPARVKGVRFESEAVVDALVASTAASDGGLPLLQFALAELWDARDESQGVMTQAALDSLGGVSGALARHADAAVARLLPDQRSAARGVMLRLVTADGTRARKTDRELVGDDPRYRAALEALVRARLLVAREGEGGTAYELAHEALLTGWATLARWLVEAGERREVQARLEAAAAQWERLGHARESLWGPRQLAETELLEPSELTQREQSFLSTSRRTGVRSRRLKLGLALGFIVSLGLVYAGLQWRERHVLNARVRGELAAAGSEMDAVRRERDALQAERAEAFGLYDTGHKADGDRAWAKVAGHGAQLSHHFDAVADRLERALALAPTRTDVRDALADFLYERALWAESEREPVLPALLQRLRLYDVDGERWSRWNTPARLSLQVDAPGASAELRPVSREAGGPDVVGEPLPSPGALPWTDVTVPPGTWQLSVRAPGHEESVQPLLLTRGESRRVAVPLVRAGALPPGFAYVPPGDVRFGSAAESSVRDFLNATPLHTVPVQGFLIARHETTYADWLQYLASLPPEARAARQPRVGTGGYAGGLALEPDGNGWRLRFQPGGVRYTARTGEPVRYARRSQRTEQDWRQFPVSGINFADAEAYVTWLSTSGRVPGARLCSELEWERAARGVDGREYPHGSRLGADEANVDVTYGKDPGGFGPDVVGSHPASRSPFGADDMAGNVWEWTRSWLEPGRPVARGGSFAFNVTSARSSNRELPEPSLRDVTVGLRVCADAPVSGG, encoded by the coding sequence GTGGGCTCTCCCGCCTCGTCCCCACCTCCCGACGCGTGGACTCCCCCCGAGGAGTTCGACGAGTACCGCATCGTGCGGCCGCTCGGACGGGGGCGCACGGGCCGGGTGTACCTGGCGCATGACACGCTCCTGGAGCGCCCCGTCGCGGTGAAGTTCATCCCGTCGCTGGGCTCCAACGCGCTGGCGCGCTTCCTCGTGGAGGCCCGGGCCGCCGCCCGCATCCAGCACCCCAACGTCGTCACCCTGTACCGGGTGGGGCAGCTGGAGGATCAGCCGTACCTCATCTCGGAGTTCATCCGGGGCGTCAGCCTGGACCGGCTGGCCCGGCCGGTGCCCTGGGAGCGCGCGCTGGGCATCGGGCGGGACCTGGCCCGGGGGCTGGGTGCCGCCCACCGACGGGGCGTGCTCCACCGCGACATCAAGCCGGGCAACGCCGTGCTCACGGAGAGCGGCGAGGTGAAGCTGCTCGACTTCGGCCTCGCCAAGCTGCTCGACCGCGCGGAGGCCGGCGAGTCCACCGCGCCGCGCGCGCCCCTGCCGCCGCCGGAGCTGCCCGCGGACTGGGATCCGGAGTCCAGCCCCGCGCTGGGCGCCCGCTCGCTGGACGGCGTCTTCCTGCCGTCCCTGCCGCGCGGCGCGCTGGTGGGCACGCCCTACTACATGTCCCCGGAAGCCTGGGCGGGCGAGGAGCTCAGCGCGCGCAGTGACGTGTACTCGCTGGGCGTCGTGCTCTACGAGCTGTGCGCGGGCCGGGGCCCCTTCCGCGACGTGCCCTGGCGCGAGCTGTCCGAGGCCGTGCGCACCCGCGACGTGCGCCCCCTCCTGGAAGTGGCCCCGTCGGTGGACCCCGGGTTCGCCGCCGCCATCGACAAGTGCCTCAAGCGCGACCCGGCCCAGCGCCACGCGTCCGCCGCGCAGCTGCTCGACGCGCTGGAGGCGCTGACGCGCGAGGAGACGCCGGTCTCCGTTCCGGAGGGCAATCCCTACCGCGGCCTCCAGGCCTTCGAGGCCGAGCACCGCGCCCTCTTCTTCGGCCGCCGCCGCGAGCAGCGCTCCGTGCTGGAGCGGCTCAAGGCGGAGGCCTTCCTGCTGATGACGGGCGACTCCGGCGTGGGCAAGTCGTCCCTGTGCCTGGCGGGCATTCTCCCCGCCGTGGCGGACGGCGCGCTGGAGGACGGCCGCCGCTGGCGCACCGCGCGGCTCGTGCCCGGACGCAGGCCCGTGTCCGCGCTGGCCGTGGCGCTCGCGCCGGTGCTGGAGGTGGACGAGGAGCCGCTCGCGGAGACGCTGCGCCAGGACCCCACGTCGCTCGGCCGCAGGCTGCGCGCGAAGCTGGGCACGCAGGGCGGGCTGCTCGTCTACATGGACCAGTTGGAGGAGCTGGTGACGCTGTCCCCGCCGGAGGAGGCCGCGCTCGCGGGCGCCGCGCTGGGGTCGCTCACGGAAGCCGCCGGGGGCCTGCGGCTGCTCGCCACCGGCCGCAGCGACTTCCTCACCCGCCTCACCGCCGTGCCCGGCCTGGGCCCGGAGGTGCCGCACGCGCTGTACCTGCTGCGCGCGCTCACCCCGGAGGAGACGCGCGAGGCCATCGTGGGCCCGGCCCGCGTAAAGGGCGTGCGCTTCGAGTCCGAGGCCGTGGTGGACGCGCTCGTCGCCTCCACGGCGGCCTCCGACGGCGGCCTGCCGCTGCTCCAGTTCGCGCTGGCGGAGCTGTGGGACGCGCGCGACGAGTCCCAGGGCGTGATGACCCAGGCGGCGCTGGACTCGCTGGGCGGCGTGTCCGGCGCGCTCGCCCGGCACGCCGACGCCGCGGTGGCCCGCCTGCTGCCGGACCAGCGCTCGGCGGCGCGCGGGGTGATGCTGCGCCTGGTGACGGCGGACGGCACCCGCGCGCGCAAGACGGACCGCGAGCTCGTGGGTGACGACCCGCGCTACCGCGCCGCGCTGGAGGCGCTGGTTCGCGCGCGCCTGCTCGTGGCGCGCGAGGGGGAGGGTGGCACCGCGTACGAACTGGCCCACGAGGCGCTCCTCACCGGCTGGGCCACGCTGGCCCGCTGGCTGGTGGAGGCGGGCGAGCGCCGCGAGGTGCAGGCCCGGCTGGAGGCCGCCGCCGCGCAGTGGGAGCGCCTGGGCCACGCGCGCGAGTCGCTCTGGGGCCCGCGCCAGCTTGCGGAGACGGAGCTGCTGGAGCCGTCCGAGCTCACCCAGCGCGAGCAGTCCTTCCTCAGCACGTCCCGCCGCACCGGCGTGCGCAGCCGGCGCCTGAAGCTGGGCCTGGCGCTGGGCTTCATCGTGTCGCTGGGGCTCGTGTACGCGGGCCTCCAGTGGCGCGAGCGCCACGTGCTCAACGCGCGCGTGCGCGGCGAGCTGGCCGCGGCCGGCTCGGAGATGGACGCCGTGCGCCGCGAACGCGACGCGCTCCAGGCCGAGCGCGCGGAGGCCTTCGGGCTCTACGACACCGGCCACAAGGCGGACGGCGACCGGGCCTGGGCGAAGGTGGCCGGGCACGGGGCCCAGCTCTCCCACCACTTCGACGCCGTGGCGGACCGGCTGGAGCGCGCGCTGGCGCTGGCCCCCACCCGCACCGACGTGCGCGACGCGCTGGCGGACTTCCTCTACGAGCGCGCCCTGTGGGCCGAAAGCGAGCGCGAGCCCGTGCTGCCCGCGCTGCTCCAGCGCCTGCGCCTCTACGACGTCGACGGCGAGCGCTGGAGCCGCTGGAACACGCCCGCCCGCCTGTCCCTCCAGGTGGACGCCCCCGGTGCCTCCGCGGAGCTGCGCCCTGTGTCGCGCGAGGCCGGCGGACCGGACGTCGTGGGCGAGCCGCTGCCCTCCCCGGGCGCGCTGCCCTGGACCGACGTCACCGTGCCTCCAGGCACCTGGCAGCTCAGCGTGCGCGCGCCGGGCCACGAAGAGTCCGTGCAGCCGCTGCTGCTGACGCGCGGGGAGTCGCGCCGCGTCGCCGTGCCGCTCGTGCGCGCGGGGGCGCTCCCGCCGGGCTTCGCCTACGTGCCGCCGGGCGACGTGCGCTTTGGCAGCGCCGCCGAGTCCAGCGTGCGCGACTTCCTCAACGCCACCCCGCTGCACACGGTGCCCGTGCAGGGCTTCCTCATCGCCCGGCACGAGACGACGTACGCGGACTGGCTCCAGTACCTGGCGTCGCTGCCCCCCGAGGCCCGCGCCGCGCGCCAGCCCCGCGTGGGCACGGGCGGCTACGCCGGGGGCCTGGCGCTGGAGCCGGACGGCAACGGCTGGCGGCTGCGCTTCCAGCCCGGCGGCGTGCGCTATACGGCGCGGACGGGCGAGCCCGTGAGGTACGCGCGGCGCTCGCAGCGCACGGAGCAGGACTGGCGCCAGTTCCCCGTGAGCGGCATCAACTTCGCGGACGCGGAGGCCTACGTGACGTGGCTGTCCACGTCCGGGCGGGTGCCGGGGGCGCGGCTGTGCTCGGAGCTGGAGTGGGAGCGGGCCGCGCGCGGCGTGGACGGCCGCGAGTACCCCCACGGCTCCCGGCTGGGCGCGGACGAGGCCAACGTGGACGTCACCTACGGCAAGGACCCGGGCGGCTTCGGCCCGGACGTCGTGGGCAGCCACCCCGCGTCCCGCAGCCCCTTCGGCGCGGACGACATGGCGGGCAACGTGTGGGAGTGGACGCGCTCGTGGCTGGAGCCCGGCCGCCCGGTGGCCCGCGGCGGCAGCTTCGCCTTCAACGTGACGAGCGCCCGGTCCTCCAACCGGGAGCTGCCAGAGCCCTCGCTGCGCGACGTCACGGTGGGCCTGCGCGTGTGCGCGGACGCGCCCGTGTCCGGCGGCTGA
- a CDS encoding response regulator → MKNAVLTSPEGEPTASGGPAPVNSAKQRVLVVDDFDDAREMYAEYLEFCGFEVDTAKNGLEAVEKAQEGEPDIILMDLSLPVMDGWEATRRIKQDTRTRDIPVMALTGHVLAGNAEHALSVGADEFVAKPCLPQDLENKIRNMLKPSKAKPRSGQE, encoded by the coding sequence ATGAAGAACGCGGTCCTGACATCTCCAGAGGGTGAGCCAACCGCGAGCGGTGGGCCCGCTCCCGTGAACTCCGCCAAGCAGCGCGTCCTCGTCGTCGACGACTTCGACGACGCCCGCGAGATGTACGCCGAATACCTGGAGTTCTGCGGGTTTGAGGTGGACACCGCCAAGAACGGCCTGGAGGCCGTGGAGAAGGCCCAGGAGGGGGAGCCGGACATCATCCTCATGGACCTGTCCCTCCCCGTCATGGATGGCTGGGAGGCAACGCGGCGCATCAAGCAGGACACCCGCACCCGCGACATCCCCGTGATGGCCCTCACCGGCCACGTGCTCGCCGGCAACGCCGAGCACGCCCTCTCCGTGGGCGCGGACGAGTTCGTCGCCAAGCCCTGTCTGCCCCAGGACCTGGAGAACAAGATCCGCAACATGCTCAAACCCAGCAAGGCAAAGCCCCGCTCGGGTCAGGAGTAA
- a CDS encoding efflux RND transporter periplasmic adaptor subunit, producing the protein MGRTETRAGRRARSRGARLGAVLAVVWLAGACGQRSEEAVAPTAPTVVSLGPENVVRVEPTRLESGPVISGSLQARRLASVRAQVGGSILDVKADQGQAVKEGQLLARVDEGTLREQVLAASSTLRVARNALQVAKADEQRNQMLVKQGVITRRDFERTQLARTQAEGQLADAQARLKLAQDQLGRTKVTAPFAGVVSERQVNAGDIVQPGAPLFTVVDPATLRLEASVPAAQLSQVEVGTSVEFRVNGYADRAFKGEVERINPAVDPATGQVRIYVSIPNTEQTLLSGLFAQGRVASQSKEALAVPVDALDTRQEPPTVQRVSNGKVEQVAVTLGLRDDVAQTVEVRSGLKAGDVVLLGSARDLTNGTPVKLTAAPEGLKKQRPASPPEAQQGVGGSGATQAPAPAAAGVPTQPAQQAPAK; encoded by the coding sequence GTGGGACGCACCGAAACGAGAGCGGGACGCCGCGCCCGGAGCAGGGGTGCGCGGCTGGGGGCCGTGCTGGCCGTCGTCTGGCTGGCGGGCGCCTGCGGGCAGCGCTCCGAGGAGGCCGTCGCACCCACCGCGCCCACGGTGGTGTCTCTGGGACCGGAGAACGTGGTGCGCGTGGAGCCCACGCGGCTGGAGAGCGGCCCCGTCATCTCCGGGTCGCTCCAGGCGCGGCGGCTGGCCAGCGTCCGCGCGCAGGTGGGCGGCAGCATCCTGGACGTGAAGGCGGACCAGGGGCAGGCCGTGAAGGAAGGGCAGCTCCTGGCGCGCGTGGACGAGGGGACGCTGCGCGAGCAGGTGCTGGCGGCCAGCTCCACGCTGCGGGTGGCGCGCAATGCCTTGCAGGTGGCGAAGGCGGATGAGCAGCGCAACCAGATGCTCGTCAAGCAGGGCGTCATCACCCGCCGCGACTTCGAGCGCACGCAGCTTGCGCGGACGCAGGCGGAAGGGCAGCTGGCGGACGCGCAGGCGCGGCTGAAGCTGGCGCAGGATCAACTGGGGCGCACGAAGGTGACCGCGCCCTTCGCGGGCGTGGTGAGCGAGCGGCAGGTGAACGCGGGCGACATCGTCCAGCCAGGCGCGCCGCTCTTCACGGTGGTGGACCCCGCCACGCTGCGGCTGGAGGCCTCCGTGCCCGCGGCGCAGCTGTCCCAGGTGGAGGTGGGCACGTCGGTGGAGTTCCGCGTCAACGGCTACGCGGACCGCGCCTTCAAGGGGGAGGTGGAGCGCATCAACCCGGCGGTGGATCCGGCCACGGGACAGGTGCGCATCTACGTCAGCATCCCCAACACCGAGCAGACACTCCTGTCCGGCCTGTTTGCGCAAGGGCGCGTGGCGTCCCAGTCGAAGGAGGCGCTGGCCGTGCCGGTGGACGCGCTGGACACGCGCCAGGAGCCGCCCACCGTGCAGCGCGTCTCCAACGGCAAGGTGGAGCAGGTGGCGGTGACGCTGGGCCTGCGGGACGACGTGGCGCAGACCGTGGAGGTGCGCTCGGGGTTGAAGGCCGGGGACGTGGTGCTGCTGGGCTCCGCGCGCGACCTGACCAACGGCACGCCGGTGAAGCTCACCGCCGCGCCGGAGGGCTTGAAGAAGCAGCGCCCCGCCTCTCCACCGGAGGCCCAGCAGGGCGTGGGCGGCAGCGGGGCTACGCAGGCTCCGGCGCCGGCGGCGGCGGGCGTTCCCACGCAGCCCGCCCAGCAGGCTCCCGCGAAGTAG